In Cyanobacteriota bacterium, the following proteins share a genomic window:
- a CDS encoding nuclear transport factor 2 family protein produces the protein RQFEGQTYRLRAQLRARQQSRDQQILQQDILTEQTQLLLGTSPPTVTVKLPEKVTVGQQFSFDAIVQEPLGNDFLLGAVTEEAVRPTNYFGSAPTKLEPLAAGGIFKIGRAPQEKADRWISAILVRRGGITIVTQRLRVVER, from the coding sequence CGCCAGTTTGAAGGACAAACCTATCGCTTAAGGGCACAATTGCGCGCTCGGCAACAAAGTCGCGATCAGCAGATTCTGCAACAAGATATTTTGACCGAACAGACTCAACTACTGTTAGGCACTAGTCCACCTACGGTGACAGTAAAATTACCTGAAAAGGTGACCGTGGGTCAGCAGTTTAGCTTTGATGCCATTGTGCAGGAACCCTTGGGCAATGATTTTTTGTTAGGAGCTGTTACCGAAGAAGCAGTGCGCCCAACAAATTACTTTGGTTCTGCACCCACTAAGCTAGAACCCTTGGCAGCAGGGGGAATCTTTAAGATTGGTCGTGCCCCTCAAGAAAAAGCCGATCGCTGGATTTCTGCAATTTTGGTGCGCCGGGGTGGAATTACCATCGTCACCCAACGGTTGCGCGTTGTTGAGCGTTAG